One genomic window of Sphingomonas ginsengisoli An et al. 2013 includes the following:
- a CDS encoding Nramp family divalent metal transporter — MTARDAQTLPTGDVSLAEAHRSIAMASPSSGVLRRFGAFAGPGYLVAVGYMDPGNWATDLAGGSAYGYSLLWTILLANLMAMLLQALTAKLGIATGRDLAQACRDHYSKPVSVALWLICEAAIVACDLAEVIGSAIALQLLFGLPLVVGVILTALDVLLLLALQRRGFRQLEAFVIALLVLIAGCIGYEVAVSQPQLGPMLRGFLPSTAIVHDPAMLYIAIGIIGATVMPHNLYLHSAAVQTRAFDTSPAGRKTAVRFAVWDSSIALLLALFVNAGILVLAASVFHASGQTGVAEIQDAFKLLSPTVGVAAASTLFAIALLASGQSSTLTATLAGQVVMEGFLGLKLAPWVRRLLTRGLAIIPAVIVAARYGESGTAKLLVLSQVVLSLQLPFAIVPLIQFTSNRARMGALVNGRALTIAASLCAALIIALNLRLIASFVLGD, encoded by the coding sequence GTGACCGCGCGCGATGCCCAGACCCTGCCGACCGGCGATGTCAGCCTGGCCGAGGCGCACCGCTCGATCGCCATGGCTTCCCCCTCGAGCGGCGTGCTGCGCCGGTTCGGGGCATTCGCCGGGCCCGGCTATCTCGTCGCGGTCGGCTACATGGACCCGGGCAATTGGGCGACCGATCTCGCCGGCGGGTCGGCCTATGGCTACTCGCTGCTGTGGACGATCCTGCTCGCCAACTTGATGGCGATGCTGCTCCAGGCGCTGACCGCCAAGCTCGGCATCGCCACCGGCCGCGACCTCGCCCAGGCCTGCCGCGACCATTACAGCAAACCCGTCTCGGTCGCGCTGTGGCTGATCTGCGAGGCGGCGATCGTCGCCTGCGACCTCGCCGAGGTGATCGGCTCGGCGATCGCGCTGCAATTGCTGTTCGGCCTGCCCCTCGTGGTCGGAGTAATCCTGACCGCGCTCGACGTGTTGCTGCTGCTCGCCCTCCAGCGCCGCGGCTTCCGCCAGCTCGAGGCGTTCGTGATCGCGCTGCTGGTGCTGATCGCCGGCTGCATCGGCTACGAGGTGGCGGTATCGCAACCGCAGCTCGGGCCGATGCTGCGCGGCTTCCTTCCGTCGACCGCCATCGTCCACGATCCGGCGATGCTCTACATCGCGATCGGGATCATCGGCGCCACGGTGATGCCGCACAACCTCTACCTCCATTCGGCGGCGGTGCAGACCCGTGCGTTCGACACCAGCCCGGCGGGTCGCAAGACGGCGGTGCGCTTCGCGGTGTGGGACAGTAGCATCGCCCTGCTCCTTGCGCTGTTCGTCAACGCCGGCATCCTGGTCCTCGCCGCCTCGGTGTTCCACGCCTCGGGCCAGACCGGGGTCGCCGAGATTCAGGACGCCTTCAAACTGCTCAGCCCGACCGTCGGCGTGGCCGCCGCAAGCACCCTGTTCGCGATCGCGTTGCTCGCCTCGGGCCAGAGCTCGACATTGACCGCGACCCTCGCCGGCCAGGTGGTGATGGAAGGCTTCCTCGGCCTCAAGCTCGCACCGTGGGTGCGGCGCTTGCTGACCCGCGGGCTGGCGATCATCCCGGCGGTGATCGTCGCCGCGCGCTACGGCGAGAGTGGCACCGCCAAGCTGTTGGTGTTGAGCCAGGTGGTCCTGAGCCTCCAGCTGCCGTTCGCCATCGTCCCATTGATCCAGTTCACCAGCAACCGCGCGCGGATGGGCGCGCTGGTCAACGGCCGCGCGCTGACCATCGCCGCCAGCTTGTGCGCGGCGCTGATCATCGCCCTAAACCTCCGCCTGATCGCGAGCTTCGTGCTGGGCGACTGA
- a CDS encoding D-Ala-D-Ala carboxypeptidase family metallohydrolase, whose amino-acid sequence MPVGFSFALRSGGALFAACVALAGAPAAAASKPPVDHLLGAVSSPYLLAPARIGALYGTVTSGFRSAEHNRRVGGVFNSYHLQGRAIDVQRRPGVTHAMIDAALRRAGFNLIESLDEVDHSHFAFGDVAATRYSRAVPSVAAVTAPPVAAPKPAEPSLLADVHGSLVIDDRHGQANEGSAGVP is encoded by the coding sequence ATGCCGGTCGGCTTTTCCTTCGCGCTGCGTAGTGGCGGTGCCCTCTTTGCCGCCTGCGTCGCGCTCGCCGGCGCGCCAGCGGCTGCCGCCTCGAAGCCGCCGGTCGATCATTTGCTCGGCGCGGTCTCCTCGCCCTATCTGCTCGCCCCGGCGCGGATCGGCGCGCTCTACGGGACGGTCACCAGCGGGTTCCGCTCGGCCGAGCACAACCGCCGGGTCGGCGGGGTGTTCAATAGCTACCACCTGCAGGGTCGCGCGATCGACGTGCAGCGGCGCCCGGGCGTGACCCACGCGATGATCGATGCGGCGCTGCGCCGCGCCGGCTTCAATCTGATCGAATCGCTCGACGAGGTCGATCACAGCCACTTCGCCTTTGGCGATGTGGCGGCGACGCGGTACAGCCGCGCGGTGCCCAGCGTCGCTGCCGTCACCGCTCCGCCTGTCGCGGCGCCCAAGCCGGCCGAGCCGAGCCTGTTGGCCGACGTCCATGGATCGCTGGTCATCGACGACCGGCACGGGCAGGCGAACGAAGGAAGTGCCGGTGTTCCGTAA
- a CDS encoding alpha/beta hydrolase: MIRPIFAAALAVAALTACSPAGLLNGLDHVSALGEPGRVASGIAFGPDPRLKLDVYAPPRAARGARLPVVVFFYGGGWVGGARGDYAFAGRAFAANGFVAVVPDYRLVPQVRFPTFVEDGALAVRWARDHAAEFGGDPRRITLAGHSAGAYNAAMLALDPHFLRDAGVDPHTVRAAALLAGPYDFYPFTEQRGQDALGAWPRPLETQPIHFARKDAPPLLLMAGTADTVVKPGNSERLAARLRALGAPVALKLYPGKSHVDLVKSLSVPFRGTSPALADSVAFLRANTR; this comes from the coding sequence ATGATTCGTCCCATCTTTGCCGCCGCCCTCGCTGTCGCGGCGCTCACTGCCTGTTCCCCCGCCGGTCTGCTCAACGGTCTCGATCACGTCAGCGCGCTCGGCGAGCCAGGCCGCGTCGCGAGCGGGATCGCGTTCGGTCCCGACCCGCGCCTCAAGCTCGACGTTTACGCGCCCCCGCGTGCGGCGCGCGGCGCACGACTGCCGGTGGTGGTCTTCTTCTACGGTGGCGGGTGGGTCGGCGGCGCGCGCGGCGACTATGCCTTCGCCGGCCGGGCGTTCGCCGCCAACGGCTTTGTCGCGGTGGTGCCCGACTATCGGCTGGTGCCGCAGGTCCGCTTCCCGACCTTCGTCGAGGACGGCGCGCTGGCGGTCCGCTGGGCGCGCGATCATGCGGCGGAATTTGGCGGCGACCCCCGCCGGATCACCCTCGCGGGGCATTCGGCCGGCGCCTACAATGCGGCGATGCTTGCGCTCGACCCGCATTTCCTGCGCGACGCCGGAGTCGACCCGCACACCGTCCGCGCCGCGGCGCTGCTGGCGGGGCCGTACGATTTCTACCCGTTCACCGAACAGCGCGGTCAGGACGCGCTGGGGGCGTGGCCGCGCCCGCTCGAAACCCAGCCGATCCACTTCGCCCGGAAGGACGCGCCGCCATTGCTGCTGATGGCCGGCACCGCTGACACGGTGGTCAAGCCGGGTAACAGCGAGCGCCTGGCGGCGCGGCTGCGCGCCCTCGGCGCGCCGGTGGCGCTCAAGCTCTATCCGGGCAAGAGCCACGTCGACTTGGTGAAATCGCTGTCGGTGCCGTTCCGCGGAACGAGCCCGGCGCTTGCCGACAGTGTCGCCTTCCTGCGCGCAAATACGCGCTGA
- a CDS encoding PaaI family thioesterase — protein MIDLPPYARLLGLRADETANGTRFVMPWHGDVVGRPLFLHGGAIAGLLEFAAFTSLREALAEADEVAAQMKPITVTVTYLLGGRDRETYAEAVVERLGRTVANVDAVAWQETRERPIATARINFLLERQ, from the coding sequence ATGATCGACCTGCCGCCCTACGCCCGCCTGCTCGGGCTCCGCGCCGACGAGACGGCGAACGGCACGCGCTTCGTCATGCCGTGGCACGGCGACGTGGTGGGCCGTCCTTTATTCCTCCACGGCGGGGCGATCGCCGGCTTGCTCGAGTTCGCCGCCTTCACCAGCCTGCGCGAGGCATTGGCCGAGGCGGACGAGGTCGCGGCGCAGATGAAGCCGATCACGGTCACGGTCACCTATCTGCTCGGCGGCCGCGACCGCGAGACCTACGCCGAGGCGGTGGTCGAACGGCTCGGGCGGACGGTCGCCAATGTCGATGCGGTCGCCTGGCAGGAAACGCGCGAGCGGCCGATCGCGACCGCGCGGATCAACTTCCTGCTCGAGCGTCAGTAG
- a CDS encoding acyl-CoA dehydrogenase family protein, with translation MTLLTDDQRQLHDMAKSFLAEEGTIKQQLRHWRDIGCKDGFGHGLWKQFAELGLTGIAIPEDKGGLGLGATEAALVLEEVGRNLTPSPFLTTAVAAVRALEGTAQGDRWFPGILSGETVAALAVDEGKHHRPDAVATTATRSGNGFTLNGGKQFVVHGASADMILVAARTGGSAGEREGLTLFAVERDAKGMEVENVALTDHSKAARLTLTDVAVDADAVVGEVDAGWAPLSRALNAGRAGSAAELVGVAAGAADMTTDYLKQRKQFGKLIGEFQALQHRAAHLFSEIQIARAAAYKAAELLDAGSDRAELMVHVAKAKAGRAAALAVQEGVQMHGGIGMTDEHDIGFYIKRQAVLDRLFGDWRFHAGEVARLAGY, from the coding sequence ATGACGTTATTGACCGACGACCAGCGCCAGCTCCACGACATGGCGAAATCCTTCCTCGCCGAGGAAGGGACGATCAAGCAGCAGCTCCGCCATTGGCGCGACATCGGCTGCAAGGACGGCTTCGGCCACGGCTTGTGGAAGCAATTCGCCGAGCTGGGTCTGACCGGTATCGCCATCCCCGAGGATAAGGGCGGGCTTGGTCTCGGCGCAACCGAGGCGGCGCTGGTGCTCGAGGAGGTCGGGCGCAACCTGACGCCGTCGCCCTTTCTCACCACCGCCGTCGCTGCCGTCCGCGCGCTCGAGGGCACTGCGCAGGGCGACCGCTGGTTCCCGGGCATCCTCTCGGGCGAGACGGTCGCCGCGCTGGCAGTCGACGAGGGCAAACACCACCGCCCCGATGCCGTCGCCACCACCGCCACCCGCTCAGGCAACGGTTTCACGCTGAACGGCGGCAAGCAGTTCGTCGTCCACGGCGCTTCGGCTGATATGATCCTCGTTGCCGCGCGCACCGGGGGTTCGGCCGGCGAGCGCGAGGGCCTGACCCTGTTCGCGGTCGAGCGCGACGCCAAGGGGATGGAGGTCGAGAACGTCGCGCTGACCGATCACAGCAAGGCCGCGCGGCTGACGTTGACTGATGTCGCGGTCGACGCCGACGCAGTGGTCGGCGAGGTCGACGCTGGCTGGGCGCCGCTGTCGCGCGCACTCAACGCCGGTCGCGCTGGCTCGGCGGCCGAGCTGGTCGGGGTCGCCGCGGGCGCCGCCGACATGACCACCGACTACCTCAAGCAGCGCAAGCAGTTCGGGAAGCTGATCGGCGAGTTCCAGGCGCTCCAGCACCGCGCCGCGCACTTGTTCAGCGAGATCCAGATCGCCCGCGCCGCCGCCTACAAGGCCGCCGAGCTGCTCGACGCCGGGTCGGACCGGGCTGAGCTGATGGTCCATGTCGCAAAGGCCAAGGCCGGCCGCGCCGCCGCGCTCGCCGTCCAGGAAGGCGTCCAGATGCACGGTGGCATCGGCATGACCGACGAGCATGACATCGGCTTCTACATAAAGCGCCAGGCCGTCCTCGATCGCCTATTCGGCGACTGGCGCTTCCACGCCGGCGAAGTCGCCCGTCTCGCAGGCTACTGA
- a CDS encoding acyl-CoA dehydrogenase family protein codes for MADTAELTTFREETRAWLEANCPPEMREPVKSEEDVCWGGRHFQFQSAAQKSWLEAMAARGWTTPDWPKEVGGGGLSPAEAKILKEELRRINARNPLNSFGISMLGPALLKYGTDEQKQRFLPPIVRGEIRWCQGYSEPGAGSDLAGLQTKAEDKGDHWLVNGQKVWTSYADKADWIFCLVRTSTESKHGGISFLLFDMESEGVSTKPILLISGYSPFCETFMDDVKVPKDQVVGEVNKGWDVAKYLLGHEREMISGMGLGGGSALLGKSVGAIDDPVLRAEIAAFDVDALAFAAMSERFIDQLKAGEAHPAMPSMMKYSGTELNKRRHELVMAAGGADTLEWESERSRKGKPAREWLRTKANSIEGGTSEVQLGIIAKHILRLPGA; via the coding sequence ATGGCCGACACCGCCGAGCTGACGACTTTCCGCGAGGAGACCCGCGCGTGGCTCGAGGCGAATTGCCCGCCCGAGATGCGCGAGCCGGTCAAATCCGAGGAAGACGTCTGTTGGGGCGGACGTCACTTCCAGTTCCAGTCCGCCGCGCAGAAGAGCTGGCTCGAGGCGATGGCGGCGCGCGGCTGGACCACGCCCGACTGGCCGAAAGAGGTCGGCGGTGGCGGGCTCTCCCCGGCCGAGGCAAAGATTCTCAAGGAGGAATTGCGCCGGATCAACGCGCGCAATCCCTTGAACAGCTTCGGCATCTCGATGCTCGGGCCTGCGCTGCTCAAATATGGCACCGACGAACAGAAGCAGCGCTTCCTGCCGCCGATCGTCCGCGGCGAAATCCGTTGGTGCCAGGGCTATTCCGAACCAGGCGCGGGTAGCGACCTCGCCGGGCTGCAGACCAAGGCCGAGGACAAGGGAGACCACTGGCTGGTCAACGGCCAGAAGGTGTGGACCAGCTACGCCGACAAGGCCGACTGGATTTTCTGCCTCGTCCGCACCTCGACCGAATCGAAGCATGGCGGGATCAGCTTCCTGCTGTTCGACATGGAATCGGAAGGCGTCTCGACCAAGCCGATCCTGCTGATCAGCGGCTATTCGCCATTCTGCGAGACCTTCATGGACGACGTGAAGGTGCCCAAGGATCAGGTGGTCGGCGAGGTCAACAAGGGCTGGGACGTCGCCAAATACCTCCTCGGCCACGAGCGCGAGATGATCAGCGGGATGGGGCTCGGCGGCGGCTCGGCGCTGCTCGGCAAGAGCGTCGGCGCGATCGACGACCCCGTCCTCCGCGCCGAGATCGCCGCCTTCGACGTCGACGCCCTCGCCTTCGCGGCGATGAGCGAGCGTTTCATCGACCAGCTGAAGGCCGGCGAAGCGCACCCCGCCATGCCCAGCATGATGAAATATTCGGGCACCGAACTGAACAAGCGCCGCCACGAACTGGTGATGGCGGCCGGCGGCGCCGACACGCTCGAATGGGAGAGCGAGCGCAGCCGCAAGGGCAAGCCCGCGCGCGAATGGCTCCGCACCAAGGCCAATTCGATCGAGGGTGGGACCAGCGAGGTCCAGCTCGGCATCATCGCCAAGCACATCCTCCGCCTGCCGGGAGCATAG
- a CDS encoding acyl-CoA dehydrogenase family protein codes for MDFDLTDRQAHFRDRVRQFIDDHVRPAVPGLAAELNEGDRWHHLEGIEPLKAKARAAGLWNLFMPPGGALQHVDESFAFEGEQLTNLEYALCAEEMGRVGFASEVFNCSAPDTGNMEVLHRYGTREQKEQWLAPLMRGEIRSAFLMTEPGVASSDATNIQCRIEKDGADYVINGKKWWSSGAGDPRCKVAILMGKTDTEARKHQQQSMILVPMDAAGITVERYLSVYGFDDAPHGHMEIRLENVRVPADNLLLGEGRGFEIAQGRLGPGRIHHCMRTIGAAEEALKLMVTRIQSRTAFGKRIAEHSVWEQRVAEARIEIDATRLLCLMAADRMDKAGNKAAKAEIAMIKVKAPRMALKVIDDAVQAFGGAGVSQDTPLAHMWAGIRTLRLADGPDEVHNRSIALIEYGKHLPDDPQVP; via the coding sequence ATGGATTTCGACCTTACCGACCGGCAGGCTCATTTTCGCGACCGCGTTCGCCAGTTCATCGACGATCACGTCCGACCCGCGGTGCCGGGCCTCGCCGCCGAGTTGAACGAGGGCGACCGCTGGCACCATCTCGAGGGGATCGAGCCCCTGAAGGCGAAGGCCCGCGCGGCCGGCCTGTGGAATCTGTTCATGCCGCCGGGCGGCGCGCTCCAGCATGTCGACGAAAGCTTCGCCTTCGAGGGCGAGCAACTGACCAACCTTGAATATGCTTTGTGCGCCGAGGAGATGGGCCGGGTCGGTTTCGCCAGCGAAGTGTTCAATTGCTCCGCCCCCGACACCGGCAACATGGAAGTGCTCCACCGCTACGGCACGCGGGAGCAGAAGGAGCAGTGGCTCGCGCCCCTGATGCGCGGCGAGATCCGCTCGGCCTTTTTGATGACCGAGCCGGGGGTCGCCAGCTCGGACGCGACCAACATCCAATGCCGGATCGAAAAGGACGGTGCGGATTACGTCATCAACGGCAAGAAATGGTGGTCTTCGGGCGCGGGCGATCCGCGCTGCAAGGTCGCGATCCTGATGGGCAAGACCGACACCGAAGCGCGCAAGCACCAGCAGCAGTCGATGATCCTGGTGCCGATGGACGCCGCCGGCATCACGGTCGAGCGCTACCTCAGCGTCTACGGCTTCGACGATGCGCCGCACGGGCATATGGAAATTCGCCTCGAGAACGTCCGCGTTCCGGCCGACAACCTGCTGCTCGGCGAGGGGCGCGGGTTCGAGATCGCGCAGGGCCGGCTGGGGCCGGGACGCATCCACCATTGCATGCGCACCATCGGCGCCGCCGAAGAGGCCTTGAAGCTGATGGTCACGCGGATCCAGAGCCGCACCGCTTTCGGCAAGCGCATCGCCGAGCATAGCGTGTGGGAGCAGCGCGTCGCCGAGGCGCGGATCGAGATCGACGCCACCCGGCTGCTCTGCCTGATGGCGGCAGACCGGATGGACAAGGCGGGCAACAAGGCCGCCAAGGCCGAGATCGCGATGATCAAGGTCAAGGCGCCGCGGATGGCGCTCAAGGTGATCGACGACGCGGTTCAGGCCTTCGGCGGCGCCGGCGTGAGCCAGGACACGCCGCTCGCGCACATGTGGGCCGGCATTCGTACGCTGCGGCTGGCCGATGGTCCCGACGAGGTCCACAACCGCTCGATCGCGCTGATCGAATATGGCAAGCATCTGCCGGACGACCCGCAGGTGCCGTAG
- a CDS encoding SDR family NAD(P)-dependent oxidoreductase: MLNSLFDLTGKTAIVTGSSRGIGRAIAEEMAAHGATVVISSRKQDACEEVANAINERGAGRAIAIAASISDKEALQHLVDETRAQLGRIDVLVCNAASNPYYGPMAGISDDQFRKIMDNNVLSNHWLTSMVAPEMVERGEGSIVIVSSVGGITSSTVIGAYNISKAADLQLVRNLAAEFGPKGVRVNAIAPGLVRTDFARALWENPEILKRVTAISALKRIGEPREIAGAALFLASQAGSFVTGQTLVVDGGSTFGAGF, from the coding sequence ATCTTGAACAGCCTCTTCGACCTCACCGGCAAGACCGCCATCGTCACCGGCTCCTCGCGCGGGATCGGGCGGGCGATCGCGGAGGAGATGGCCGCCCACGGCGCCACCGTCGTCATCTCGAGCCGCAAGCAGGACGCTTGCGAGGAGGTCGCGAACGCGATCAACGAGCGCGGCGCGGGCAGGGCGATCGCGATCGCCGCGTCGATTTCCGACAAGGAGGCGCTGCAACATCTGGTCGATGAGACGCGCGCACAGCTCGGCCGGATCGACGTGCTCGTCTGCAACGCCGCCTCCAATCCCTATTACGGGCCGATGGCGGGGATCAGCGACGACCAGTTTCGCAAGATCATGGACAACAACGTCCTCTCCAACCACTGGCTGACCAGCATGGTCGCGCCCGAGATGGTCGAGCGTGGCGAGGGCTCGATCGTGATCGTTTCCTCGGTCGGCGGGATTACCAGCTCGACCGTGATCGGCGCCTACAACATCTCCAAGGCCGCCGACCTCCAGCTTGTCCGCAACCTCGCCGCCGAGTTCGGGCCCAAGGGCGTGCGGGTGAACGCCATCGCCCCCGGCCTCGTCCGCACCGACTTCGCCCGCGCGCTGTGGGAAAACCCCGAAATCCTTAAGCGCGTCACCGCCATTTCGGCGCTGAAGCGGATCGGTGAACCGCGCGAGATCGCGGGTGCCGCGCTGTTCCTCGCCAGCCAGGCCGGCAGCTTCGTCACCGGGCAGACGCTGGTGGTCGACGGGGGATCGACGTTCGGAGCGGGGTTTTGA
- a CDS encoding SDR family NAD(P)-dependent oxidoreductase, producing MSVEPEHRHHPRLEGKVIIVTGAGSGIGKATARLFIEHGANVIAADLKGAHHVADAGKEEDVVRLVSMAREEHGALHGFFANAGISGGLASIFEQTVADWEEILRVNLIGPFLAIKHAAPVIKEQGGGSIICTASVAGLRSGAGGAAYSASKAGVISLIKTAAQQLAGSNVRVNAICPGLIETGMTEFVYDRARAKGQEDRLGHLNPLRRGGVPSEIAHAALFLASDESSYVNGHALVVDGGLSSSHPFNRQDYGRTAI from the coding sequence ATGTCCGTCGAACCCGAACACCGCCACCACCCCCGCCTCGAAGGCAAGGTGATCATCGTCACCGGCGCGGGTTCGGGCATCGGCAAGGCGACCGCGCGGCTGTTCATCGAGCATGGCGCGAACGTCATCGCCGCGGATTTAAAGGGCGCTCACCACGTCGCCGACGCGGGCAAGGAAGAGGATGTCGTCCGCCTCGTCTCCATGGCGCGCGAGGAGCATGGCGCGCTCCACGGCTTCTTCGCCAATGCCGGCATCTCGGGCGGGCTCGCCTCAATCTTCGAGCAGACGGTCGCCGACTGGGAGGAAATCCTGCGGGTCAACCTGATCGGCCCGTTCCTCGCGATCAAGCATGCCGCGCCGGTGATCAAGGAGCAGGGCGGCGGCTCGATCATCTGCACCGCCAGTGTTGCAGGCTTACGCTCCGGCGCGGGGGGGGCGGCTTATTCGGCGTCCAAGGCGGGGGTGATCAGTCTGATCAAGACCGCCGCCCAGCAGCTCGCGGGCTCGAACGTCCGGGTCAATGCGATCTGCCCGGGGCTGATCGAAACCGGCATGACCGAGTTCGTCTACGACCGCGCCCGCGCCAAGGGGCAGGAGGACCGGCTGGGTCACCTCAATCCGCTCCGTCGCGGCGGGGTGCCGAGCGAGATCGCCCACGCCGCCTTATTCCTCGCTTCGGACGAGTCGAGCTATGTTAACGGCCATGCGCTGGTCGTCGACGGTGGCCTGTCCTCGTCGCACCCGTTCAATCGCCAGGATTACGGCCGTACGGCCATCTAA
- a CDS encoding 3-hydroxyacyl-CoA dehydrogenase NAD-binding domain-containing protein, whose amino-acid sequence MTSPISTQKHGHVLIVTSNNPPVNALGAAVRQGLVAAIEEAEAAGDVAAVVIRCDGQTFFAGADITEFGKPPVMPWLPEVVDRIENCTKPVVAAIHGTALGGGLEVALGCHYRVAVPTAKLGVPEVKLGLLPGAGGTQRLPRVAGVEKALQMTTSGTPIGAKEAADCGLVDRIVEGDLLQHAVAYATEVADVRPLPKTSEKQDKVDGTDAAVFDQFVAANARTFKGFEAPMKNLEAVRVATQKPYAEGVMDERRLFMELMSGTQAKAQQYFFFAERKAGKVEGVAEDVKPREIRKVGVIGAGTMGGGISMNFLSAGIPVTIVEMAQEALDRGTGVMLRNYEASAKKGRFTEGQVGEFMGRLTPTLDFEALADCDLIIEAVFEQMEVKKEIFGRLDKIAKPGAILASNTSYLNIDEIAAATSRPQDVVGLHFFSPANVMKLLEVVRGAKTADDVLVTAMALAKKIKKVAVVAGVCYGFIGNRMLIPRQTEATKLLLEGATPAQIDKVHTDFGMPMGPFQMADLAGVDIGWHRDPTRIENIRDALAAEGRWGQKKQAGFYDYDEKRRPSESARVAEIIEDFRAKAGVQKREISDEEIVVRTLYTMVNEGAKILEEGMAQRASDIDVVWIYGYGWPVYRGGPMFWADTEGLQKIVDGLKAQAERMGKDFFFSQLLLDKAAANEKFTGR is encoded by the coding sequence GTGACCTCGCCCATCAGCACGCAGAAGCACGGCCACGTCCTCATCGTTACCTCGAACAACCCACCGGTGAACGCACTCGGCGCGGCGGTGCGGCAGGGGCTGGTGGCGGCGATCGAAGAGGCCGAGGCGGCCGGGGACGTGGCCGCGGTGGTCATCCGCTGTGACGGGCAGACCTTCTTCGCCGGCGCCGACATCACCGAGTTCGGCAAGCCGCCGGTGATGCCGTGGCTGCCCGAGGTGGTCGACCGGATCGAGAATTGCACCAAGCCGGTGGTCGCCGCGATCCACGGGACGGCGCTCGGCGGCGGGCTCGAGGTTGCGCTCGGCTGTCATTACCGAGTGGCGGTGCCGACCGCGAAGCTGGGCGTGCCCGAGGTCAAGCTCGGCCTTCTTCCCGGCGCCGGCGGGACCCAGCGCCTGCCGCGGGTCGCGGGGGTCGAGAAGGCACTGCAGATGACCACCAGCGGCACCCCGATCGGCGCCAAGGAAGCGGCCGACTGCGGGCTCGTCGACCGCATCGTCGAGGGCGATCTGCTTCAGCACGCGGTGGCCTACGCGACCGAAGTCGCCGACGTCCGTCCACTGCCCAAGACCAGCGAGAAGCAGGACAAGGTCGACGGCACCGACGCGGCGGTGTTCGATCAGTTCGTCGCTGCCAACGCGCGCACCTTCAAGGGCTTCGAGGCCCCGATGAAGAACCTCGAGGCAGTCCGCGTCGCGACGCAGAAGCCCTATGCCGAGGGCGTGATGGACGAGCGCCGGCTGTTCATGGAGCTGATGAGCGGCACCCAGGCCAAGGCGCAGCAATATTTCTTCTTCGCCGAGCGCAAGGCGGGGAAGGTCGAAGGCGTCGCCGAAGACGTGAAGCCGCGCGAAATCCGCAAGGTCGGCGTGATCGGCGCCGGCACGATGGGCGGCGGCATCTCGATGAATTTCCTCTCGGCCGGAATCCCGGTGACGATCGTCGAGATGGCGCAGGAAGCGCTCGACCGTGGCACCGGCGTGATGCTCCGCAATTATGAGGCGAGCGCGAAGAAGGGTCGCTTCACGGAAGGTCAGGTCGGCGAATTCATGGGCCGGCTCACCCCCACCCTCGACTTCGAGGCGCTCGCCGACTGCGACCTCATCATCGAGGCGGTGTTCGAGCAGATGGAGGTGAAGAAGGAAATCTTCGGTCGCCTCGACAAGATCGCCAAGCCGGGCGCCATCCTTGCCTCGAACACGAGCTACCTCAATATCGACGAGATCGCGGCGGCTACCAGTCGCCCGCAGGACGTGGTGGGCCTGCATTTCTTCTCGCCCGCCAACGTGATGAAGCTACTCGAGGTGGTGCGCGGCGCCAAGACCGCCGACGACGTGCTGGTCACCGCGATGGCGCTCGCCAAGAAGATCAAGAAGGTCGCGGTGGTGGCGGGGGTCTGTTACGGCTTCATCGGCAACCGCATGCTGATCCCGCGCCAGACCGAGGCGACCAAACTTCTGCTCGAAGGCGCGACCCCGGCGCAGATCGACAAGGTCCACACCGATTTCGGGATGCCGATGGGCCCGTTCCAGATGGCCGACCTCGCCGGGGTCGACATCGGCTGGCATCGCGACCCGACCCGGATCGAGAACATCCGCGACGCGCTCGCCGCCGAGGGCCGCTGGGGCCAGAAGAAGCAGGCCGGCTTCTACGATTATGACGAAAAGCGTCGGCCGTCGGAAAGCGCCCGCGTGGCCGAGATCATCGAGGATTTCCGCGCCAAGGCCGGCGTGCAGAAGCGCGAGATCAGCGACGAGGAGATCGTCGTCCGCACGCTCTACACGATGGTCAACGAAGGCGCGAAGATCCTCGAGGAGGGCATGGCTCAGCGCGCGTCGGACATCGATGTGGTCTGGATCTACGGTTACGGCTGGCCGGTCTATCGCGGCGGGCCAATGTTCTGGGCCGATACCGAGGGCCTCCAGAAGATCGTCGACGGGCTGAAGGCGCAGGCCGAGCGGATGGGCAAGGATTTCTTCTTCTCCCAACTGCTCCTCGACAAGGCGGCCGCGAACGAGAAGTTCACCGGCCGCTAG